AATCGGTAGAAGGTATTACAGTATTCACAGCCCAATTCCACCTGACCCTGCTCCGCCAGTAAAGACAGGATTTCTTCCTTGTCTATGCTGCGAATGGCACTGGCGCTGCGTTCCCGTGAACAGGTGCACTTGAAGCTGACGTCGATGGGGTCAAACAGACGTACCTGCTCTTCGTGGTAGAGGCGATGCAACACTTCTTCGGCTGGCAGCTCCAGCAACTCTTCCTGCTTGATGGTGGCAGTGAGGGTTGTCAGGTGTTCGTACTCGGCGTTGTGATCGCCTTCGCTTGGCAATACCTGCAGGAAGATACCGGCAGCGCACTCGCCATCGGCGAACAGCCAAATGCCTGTGGGCAGCTGTTCAGACTGCTGGAAGTAGTCCTGGATACACTCGGCCAGCGTTGGCTTATCCAGTGCCACTACGCCCTGGTAACGCTCGCCGTCATCCGGTGTCAGTGTGATAACGATATAGCCATCACCGAACAGGTCGTTCAGGCTGGCATCATCGGCCAGATTACCATCCCAACGCGCCACACCACGCAGTTGCTGGTGGTTATTGCCATTGATCACGGCCAGTGACACAGGACCGTTGCCCTGTACCTGTACGGCGATATCGCCGCTGAACTTGAGCGTGGCGGTCAGCAGTGAGGTCGCTGCCATCAGCTCACCGAGGAAGCGGCGCAGCACGGTGGGATACTCATGGGCGTTTACCACGGATTGGTAAGTATCGGCCAGTTGTACCAGTTCGCCGCGCACGTCGGCGTTTTCAAACAAATAGCGGTATAAAGTGTCTTTGTTCATCACGTTAATCTTCATGCGCCAGGCGCTGGGTTAATAATCGCCGGACTTGGCCCTCAGCAACTCA
This sequence is a window from Shewanella zhangzhouensis. Protein-coding genes within it:
- the hslO gene encoding Hsp33 family molecular chaperone HslO — its product is MNKDTLYRYLFENADVRGELVQLADTYQSVVNAHEYPTVLRRFLGELMAATSLLTATLKFSGDIAVQVQGNGPVSLAVINGNNHQQLRGVARWDGNLADDASLNDLFGDGYIVITLTPDDGERYQGVVALDKPTLAECIQDYFQQSEQLPTGIWLFADGECAAGIFLQVLPSEGDHNAEYEHLTTLTATIKQEELLELPAEEVLHRLYHEEQVRLFDPIDVSFKCTCSRERSASAIRSIDKEEILSLLAEQGQVELGCEYCNTFYRFDAIDIEALYANVPLSDEQATKQ